From the Hevea brasiliensis isolate MT/VB/25A 57/8 chromosome 13, ASM3005281v1, whole genome shotgun sequence genome, the window CTAGGCAAAGAAGGAAAAACAAATGCGATCCGCGTTCTCAGCATTCAGTAAAGCCAGAATCAACCTTAGCTCATTTAAGCTTTTCTTTTAGAAGAAAAACGAAAAGCCATGGATTGAAATCACCCGAccgaaaggaaaaagaaaaggaaaggaggaaaaggaagaagaagatgggaaAATCTGGCCTACTGGAGCCAGCCATAAACATAAAACACCAACATATCTCGGAGCTTATTTAAATCATCAACATATCGAAAGGCTTCCTTCTGTTGTTCATAATGAGTTAACAACGGAGAGaactaaaaaaaaatccaatCATTGAAATGATCGGACACTAAACTACCAAGAACAAACCCAATaacagaacaagaaaataaaatcatcAAACCCCTTAAGGAAGTAATCTTGAAGCCTCAAATCCattaaaagagaaaattaaaaCTTACCTTGACAATCCAAAAGAAAAGCAACTCATTCTTGAAAACCCACCAAGGAATCACTCATTGAAGGAACTCAAATCACTAGAAGCCAACAGAAGAAAGCAAAATATCAAAGTGGGCGTATTTAGAAAAAGCTAATGGATCAGAAAACAAAAGAGTTAGGTACCTCAAAACTCAAAAGAGCCGAACACAAAGTAGGCATTTTGGAAACAccaagaaaagtaaaagaaatgaggattTTGGATCTGCCGGGCCATTCTCTCAAGGAagatttagagagagagagagagagagcctaATAAAAGGAAATACACACAGAAACAAACGAAACTTACATGAGAAGTGACATGAATGTTGTCAAGAATAATTTCTCTCTCATTTCTCATTTATTGTTGTTGTTTCGAGTGAGAGAAAATAATGGTAAATGGGTATGTTTTTAAGAGAGAATCTATATTCTCTCCATAATCCCATGTTTTCTGTACAAAAACATTTCATTTTCTTGAGAATTTCCAAGAAAGAAAAACGGAATGAGAAGAAAATCAGAAAAGAGAGAGAGCAGCAAACAAAGCTTGTTTTGATATTGGGACAACTCAGAACAGACAAAACACTAACAAATTAACAAATATCcttaataacttttaaaataaaaCTGCCTTGATTTTTCCAATTTCATATTTTCAATTATATTTAACTAATACTAGTCAGAAGTGGGGCCCATTTCAAAGTTTAGGGTATCAACCATCAAGCAACAGCCATGCAGATTTTGTGAAAGCGTCCCTTACAAAAATATCCATGCCTTTTTCCTACTtttcttataaattttattttttttcttaattttaattaatttaccttaattatttattttttaatagaaaaaataataaaagatatattagaaaaaatattaaataaaagttattattttattataattattatatttttaaaattatgtgatgatataaataaataatttttatgggttaattttatttataatttttaatttaaataattatataatacatcccattttcaattcatatgataaaaattttaaattttaatttaaatatcattaaaattaatatgatcTATTATTATATATTTCGAGATTAACTTAtagttaaattttattaattattttttaacttaaatTAATATATCATAATCATCCATCAACTGTATAGGTaatttaaagttttaaattttcatatattatttatttaaaataaaattatacttttaCAAAATACTATAAtagttttataaatatttataattaatatttaatttatttttaaaaaatatttttatatgtataattttttaatatgattttagttaatatttaaaagatttatgcataatttattttaattcctttaattttattttaatgtaagaaaacttaataatatatattattttactttattttaataatattcaaattataatttacatatggatgattttttttattaaatagttTCTGTCTTCATTTCTTACATTAGTAAAATAATTTTCTCAGTAAAATTTTACTGCGAGTTAACTTGAAAATCTATAATAGCAAATTATAGAGATTTTAATACTATTCAAATTgaagttaataaatttttataatacaaaTTTAAAGTTAAAAAATATTACTGATATAATTACTTAAGTTGAGGACTATTAATGAAATTAATCCATTTTTATGAGGGGGTTAAGTCCTTAAATATTTTCTACTTTGAAACTGTAAAATGTGGATTTAGTGGAAGGTGGCACAAACTAATCAACTAATTAAAGAAAAATCACAAAACCAATGGAAATTTTAGTATGGAAGAAGGATAGAATTGTTGGTGGGTCAATTTAATGTTATCAAGATTCAAGAGTATTTAGACCCAACTAATTTGTGGACCCACACACATCATCtcataatttctaattaataagacATTGAAGTGTTAAATAATTAGAAAGTTGtaacataaaattaattttttttaactcatatatataaaaaaagttaataattaaaaaaaaaaagatttgaagACTTCCTGAAATTTCTGTTGGTATGATGGGCTCATCCAAACTTTTATAATtatatcaataaattaaaattgattgatTCTTTTGAGTTGAATGAGATGAAATTTTACCTGGATTTTCTccctttaaatgattattaattatataaaaaaagaaaatgacatTTTGCCTTTTGGGAAGGAAATCAAAAGGCCGGAAATTTTGTCCCCATCGGCCCACCGAAATCAAATtctaatcatcatcatcatcaacagAATCGAATTGGAGAAGAAAGTGCAAAAGCTacattatattttattgtaattttaaatttataacatattaataattcataaaattgttcataaaaataatttaaataatttttataaatatgaaatataatttttaaatcatattaaaaattaaattgataagaaaaaaaaatatttcacttATATCCTTGCTTTGTAAAAATAGCCAATATGTGGTGTTGGTGTGTAGGGGTGAGTAAAAATCAATtgtaattcaataattaaattaaacgattttaatttaattttttgattggtttgatttgattaaattaatatttttttagaaaatttaatttttaattttattttattatttttataacaaaaatgaaaaattaaactgatcgattttttttatgattgtttttattaattttataaaatataatgtataatttatgaaatttatcatatacgtaaagaataaaaatataaaaattaaaaatgttcAATAAATAGGAATAAACCGATTCACTGATATATCAACtctaaattctttaaattttgtttgaTTCGGTttaatatatatttcaattcgatgaggttaatattatttatatttatataaaattggcCAAATTTATATTCATGGAACCTTTTCTGTAATgcaatattgcgttttattgtgtTTTAATTTACATGCTCAATTctcaattttaaataaaataaaaaataaaattggtaactaatgtcatgataaaaaaaaaaggattttacAAAAGGGAATTTAATATTAAAGTTGGGCTTGCGTCATAATTTAGTGGAAAGGTTGGGCCAAAGCAGCCTAATTAATTAACAGGTTATTCAAGACATCCTTTGTTTTGCTATGAATTTTGAGACACTTTCTTTCAAGGTCGTATAACGCTGTAGCAGATAGTTTAGCAGCTTTAGCGTTGCAGGATCCTAATTTCTTCTTGTATATATTCAGAAATTCCCACTTCAGGCCTAATAAAGCTCACTTGAGGCCTAATAAAGGTTATCtttgaaaaacaaaataaaaaataaagttgtttttaaagctttctaacttctaaattttattatttacgaGTTTAACATGTATGATAAATATTATAATTGGAGCAATTTTCATTAATAAGCAGTTTAAAATTACCACAATAAGGTTAAAAGTAATAATTCCTACATATTAATATTTTGCTTATCAgtcattaatattaatttttttttaatatatacatataagattTACTATAATACATTTAAATAATCATTGACTGAACGATGCACCTGTCACACTTATATACACTAACACCAAACTAATCAATTGATGTGGAGCAAATCCAAGATCAGAAGCCACTCACAatcattaatattaattattattaacttGGGTATTTTCAAAATGAAAGTAGGTTAGGGTTAtgctctctctcttcctctcatcTAGTCTCTTACCCTTGAGGCATTCGGCCTCCATCACTGCCATTTAGCGATATCATTTGTCCCATCGGGGCAGGGGAGACTTCTCCTTAATCCTGAAAGTGGGTGTACCCTCCCTGTTTTTAGGTAGCATTGTGTGTATAAATAAGTATTGTGTTTTCTTTTATAGTTGTTTGGAGTAGATTAGAGAGGGTTGGGATAAAAACCACCGTTGATGTTTGCTTTGATTTGTTATGGTGTTATATTCAAGTTGTGTACTTCAAAagggaagttttttttttttttatggttgAAATCGGCCTGCTGTCTATGCTAAGTGAAGAAGTATTCATTGTTTACTAGCTTGTGTGTTTGTCATTTTAGGAGTATGACTGTTTGTTCTCTGCTTGTCGGTGGTCCGGAGAGTATAGTGCGAGTGAGACACCTATTGATAGAAAGTATCACGATGTTAATGGTGTGAACTGCTCCTTTGTATTCCCGCAACCTTGGGTTCTTGCTGCTAGCCTTTGCCCACCCATATTTCTCTGTTTCTATTGTTTGTATGTCATCCTCGCCTGTCTAAGTTTTTCACCGTGGATGGTTACTATGAGTCTCTCTCCGGCTTTGGCCTTATATGACCTTGTTCCTCACTCGATGTTCAAGTTCACCAGTGATAGTTGGTTAAGGCAATGACGGTGCAGAGCTATGAAGTCTCTGCTAGGTGTCCTTGCCCAAACTAGGCTTAGAGTTGAGCTTGGGCTTTGTAACAAGATGGGTCTTACATATCTCTTTTAGAACATGGGGTGGTTATTGTGGGTTTGGGTATGTGGTTCTGTTTCATTAGGCTTGATGCAAAACTTGTATCTAAACTTTGATCTAGTTTGAactgaaaaatggaattaaatcgaGTCAATTCGATTTAAtcagtttaattttaaaatttaatcgatttGGTTCATttgataaattttgataaattcgATTAACCGATTCTGTTtgattattttcaaaataaataaaaaaaattaaatcgaaccaaaattacttatatatatatatatatatatatcaaggaaactctaagatttttgagttctgatttctaagtttttttttttatgtttttgttattgaaatttaatgttgaaaatatgaAATCTTATAAAATTCGATTTGATcaatttaaaatcgaaccgaactaatATTTATCGGTTTGATTTGATTCAGTTATCTCTTAGTGATCGGTTTGgttcaacttttaaaattcttgatttttgatttttagttttattagtttggtttggtttaaaaccgaaccgaccgtttgcacatcTCTACTTCGATCCTTTTTCCTAATGAATGAAATCCCATctttgaaaaaaatttaattattaataatttgaaatttagtccTACAGCGAATCATactcaattattattatatatatatatataattagctcAAACTGGGATTTATAATCGAGACCTCATAATCCTAGGGAATTAGGGGTGTTATTTATATTCGTTTTACAATCTATATAAGACtaatttctttgatatttatgacTATTTATCTTAACAACGCATTCTTTAAAAGTCGAACCTGAATTCTCCTATAGAAGTGCAGTGGACTTGACCACTATAACCAACACatataaatcttaatttttttttgaaaaaaatctcTTCTGTTTAATACAATATAAAATAGACTTTTCATATTGAAGATGATACCTATCTTTAGACATGGTCCGATTTcggtttggaattaaaattgaacCAGCAATTATGATCCTAAAAGTTGGAAATCTAAGATTGGTTCGAAGCGTTTCTCTCAGTTTTGATCTCTATTTCTGATTCATTTCTTTTCCATTAAATTTAATGGTCATCAAATTCAGATTTTACCGATTCCGGTTCAAATCCAGACCGCGGCATGTGAGAATGAAGATTGCCAGAAGGAGACCATGTGAATCACACATTCATCATTATTCTCTATAGCTGCATAGCTTAGCTACCTTAAACAATAGAACAGAGTACGTTTAGACAGACACAATATCCATCTATTCAAAGGAATAGTAAAACTATTCTCTTAACATATGATTTTGTCTTCAATCCTCCTCCCCCTCCTCCTTCCAAAGTTCAGAAAATAATTTCACAAATACAACTTATTTAAATGTGAAGAACACTAACATTACACTATCTGTATTTAATAATTTCACTTTGGTAGCTAATAGATTAGATTATCCCATAAAATGTGAAAAGAGATTAATACATATATAGTACAAACTCAACTAATTACTTGTTCTTTATTTTGAAATAGATGGATCATGGAAGAGTTCGATATAATTAACTAAAACTCAACTAAGTCTTAATTACAATATATAAGATGCATTGAAAATAAAGAGAAATTATTGTCTAGAGAAGAAGGGTACAAAACTTGATATATATTTGTAGTTGAAAGGTGGGAAGATCAAGTAGTTTGATGAGCAGCAACTGGGTATTTCCTGGCATTTTTAACAATCTTTGTTAATGCAGCCTGGCCAAGATCAAGGCCACAAACATCAGCAAGACGAATAAGATAGAGCAGAACATCTGAGAGCTCTTCCTCTAGATGCTCCTTATCACTAGAACTCCAGTTGGGTAACCCTTTTGCAACCTCTCCTTTCCATTGGAATATCTCTGAGAGCTCTCCAACCTCTCCCACCTGTATACAGGAAAATAAGTACGTATATTGGtccaaaagaaaaggaaaaaaaaaaaaagatttatgtTCTATTGAAATATAAGTATGGCTTTAAGTGCTTACTAGGGCTAATAGGAGATTTCTAGGACTGTGATATTGCTCCCATCCTCTAACCTCAGCAAACTCTGCAAGCCTATCTCTCAGTTCTTGAAGGGAAACATCCGTGGAATATTTTCTTGCATACTCACATGAGCTCTCCATAACTCTTCCTCGATCTTCTTCTGTTGGCTATGTTTCACTTTCAGCTCATGCATGTCCAAATTTAAAGAAAGCAGGGGGAGAGAGAGGCGGCAGATGGAGGGAGGGGTttgattttcttttccttttccttttctttttttggttTTATTATTTGTTTCATTGGCTCTCTTTTTAGGAACTAAAACTGCACTATCGTGCTAGTGGAGAAGCACTTGAGTGTTCCTAGCCAACAGAAGTCATGTGAAGTATGGCAAAGATGTCTCCATATCTTTTCCTCCACCCATGACTTGATATCACTTATTCACCTCACCTGCCTCAAAATTCTTCCCCAGGATTACCATCAGGGCTTTTTAACCTCTTCTAAGAATCTAGCTTAGCTTAGTTCCCTGGCTAGGCACTTTTGGACTCAACCAAAGATGATAATGCATGATAAAAAATATGGCGAATCTTAAACATGCTGTGCTATAAGGGACCATGGAAATTTGGTGTAAATATGGACAAAATAAGCATCATGGGTCAGGCACCAATCCCTGAAATTGCGATTCCAGTGTGGACAATTTTCGACATTCTAATCCCAAGGGGCCAATGAGCTCACAAAAAACACGGGGTTGTGTTCATGTGTGTGTTTGTGAGTCATGTATGTCTATATATAGATAAAGGGCACTCTAATATACTATGGCTGCCTTTTTTACCTCTACTATGCAATCCTGACTCTATCTCGAGTTTGGTCATATATTGCAGAGTTACGGAACCATTTGCTCCCTTCATGGGAGAAACTTTAATGCGTGCCTATTGGTATATGTCTAAGCCTGTTGGCGTATCCCGAGAATATAAATTTTCTCAAGGGAAATGTTGGAGCAGGTGTTGGGATACCCTTCAAATAGGCCCTAACCAAATGAATTTGGCAACTTGATCCATGCGTGCAAAGTCCACCATCAAACTGATAGCCGCAGCACTACACTGAGGGGTCCCCCCCCTCTTGTTTTGCCTTGTAAAAAAGGCTCTAGAAACATATCAGTTTCTTTATCATGATGATGACTGTGATGCAAATTGGAATTGGAAATCTTGCAAATAGCTAGGAGGCTAATCAAAGGGCAACAGCTTCAACCCAGCAACCAAACATGTTTATGTTTATGGTTAACTCGAAAGCATCCACTAACTTAATTCCCTCCCATATGATTTATCAAGGACAGTGACCATGGATGCAGAAATGGAATGAGTTCACATCGAGTTCAAGGATACAACGGGGGTGCTTGACACCGTGCACATAAGACTTGAAATCAGAGCTCAGTTCAGCAGTTGCCCAAAGCAGTCAAATTTACAAGCAAACCGAATTACAGGTTCAGAAAATCCTAAAGGACAAGATTAAACCATTTCGGATGCAACACTTAAACTAAATTCATACCCTGCTTACCATGCATGCATTTACTACAGCAAAGTTAGCGCCTGGATTCAGCCGTGTTGCCTGGGTTCAGCAAAATTTTCACAATTCACACTGATATTGCTCCGTTGCTACTCTCACTAGTTCCTTTCCTAGCACTCTCCAACTATTGTAGTTCAGCCTTATGGTTTTTTTCCATTGAAGTGCATCAAAGTGACTGCCCATCAGGGCACAATATTACACAATTTGCACCTGTTTGGTGCTATTGTTATCTCCCCACCATTTTTCCAACCACTTTCCACCTTGGAAAGTACATTCTTGTGCTTTTGACCTTCCAAGTGTGCCTTGAGCTCATATTCATTCGTGCACCAAATTTTACAGAACCCACACCAGAGTCGCTGATTTCCTACCTCATAGGGCTTTTCTTTCTTACAAAATTTCAGCTCCCGCATTTTTAACTTGTGTTTTTTACCTTCTATGTGCTGCTGGAAACTAATATAACCCGAACATGGCACTTGGCAAACCTTGCAAAAAAATCGATCCATCCGATTCTCTAGTTCTTGTGGCTGTGGAGCTGTCAGTAATTCAAGGCTGTTTGTTAGGGCTTTCCGTTTTATTCCTGAAAGCCTAGCAGTTGAAGCTGAATTTGGCATTGGGTTAGGACTTGGACTAGGACCTGAACTTGAAGATTTAACCTGCAAGTGACAATTTAGTTCATAAGATACTGATCAAGAAACTTACTGTTGCAGTGGTTCATCAATCCAGCTAAAAAGCATTAAAAaacaaaatgaaaagaaaagtaaCAAAACAACGAAGAAAACAAACAAAAATCTTGTGATAATTTTAGTGTCACAGGTTCAAATtgctttaattttaaattaaacagCATCATAAGCATAGGTAAACCACTAGGCCTGTTGGCTTAATAACCCCATGAGTTATTTATCTGTTTTTCATTGCTTTTGTGCTATAATTTTATTTGTGCAAACGAAACAATGAGACACAAATATTCTGAACATGATTGATTCTTTCTTCATCTTCATATGACCATTTCATATTTATTTAAACATACTGAAGCAAGTATATTGCAAGATTAGCAACCGCAAATTAACATGTAAAAAAGAAAAACTATGCAAAACTGGCATTCAGGATATGGAAAACTATCAAAACAAAAAGATTACAGAAGATCACAGTCTGTTGCATTTTGCTGTTGCTGTTTTAAAAAAGCATTAATCACATATTTATTGTTTTAAAAAGTAATTTACCTGTTTGGtaacaaaataaaaaattgttGTTAAGCAAAAAGTTACTTATTATGTGTGtggttaaaattataatttaaaatattttatgcatAGGATGACCAAAAAAGGGCATATAACCATAAATATACtattttagctttttttttttggtaataatCAACAATTTATTTTTATCCCTATTAAATTTCTTATAATTATATTCATTACTTATTGAAATGCATTTAATcttgaaaatttgtaaattcataaaatattaataagcattaataaactaaattaaatatatttgcaAAATATTTGTCAAACTAATACTTGATTATAAAGTATGAGTATTTAATGCAATTAATTATGGTAGAGTTCCACATTTTTCTCTAATACATTACATATTATGGTAGAGTTCGAGAAATTTCTCTAATACATTACAAACtaccaactcaactcaactcaactcaactaagcctttatcccaaaaatttggagtcggctatatggattcgctttttccactctgaacgattttgggctaaatcctcagaaatgtgtaatgcttctaagtcatgctgtactactctcctccaagtcaatttaggtctacccctttttttctttctatcctctagcctaatgtgctctacttgtctaactggagcctccgtatgtctacgcttcacatgaccaaaccacctcaatctcccttctctcaacttatcttcaattggcaccactcctaccttttctctaatactttcattacggactttatctagtctagtatggccactcatccaccttaacattctcatctctgcaactcttatcttagatgcatacgactctttcagtgcccaacactcactaccctATAGGATAGCCGGTCTTATGGCTTGACTGTAaaaatttccttttaatttattgggaatcttacgatcacataaaacgcccgtggcacgtctccacttcaaccatccggctttaatcctatgactaacatcgtcctcacatccccatctactttaaggatcgagcctagatatttaaagtgattactttgtaatgccactccatccaaactaactcattccctatcaccggtttggccttcactgaacttgcaatgcatgtattatgtcttcgttctacttaacttaaagccctttgactctagagcacttctccaaagctctagctttctattgactccttctcgcgtctcacctatcagaacaatatcatccgcaaacatcatgcaccaaggaatactctcttgtatatgtttcgtcaattcatctaaaactaatgtaaaaaggtaagggcttatagttgatccttagtgtaatccaattgagatccgaaaatctcttgtgtcccctcccactgtgtgcacaatagtagttgctcctttatacatatctttcaacacttgtatgtacctaataaatatcctcttttgttctaacatattccataagacatctcttgaaacactatcataagccttctccaaatcaataaaaaccatgtgtagatctttcttcacatctctatatttctccatcaagctttcaatgagaaagatcgcttccatagttgaacataGGGCATGAaatcaaattgattgagagagatagaagtatcatgacgtagtcgatgctccacaactctctcccacaacttcatagtatggctcatgagtttaattccctatagtttgagcaactctgtatgtctccttatttttaaaaataggtactaaaatactcttcctccattcatcagcattttctttgagtttagaatcttattaaataatttagttaaccatgccactcccatatctcccaaatacttccacacttcaattggtatttcatcgggtccacagctttacccactttcattctcttaagtgctttatttacttctaaagatctaatccttctagtataatttacattcttttctattgttctataatctatattcacgctatttccattttgactattattaaagagatcattaaaataatttctccatctttctttaatgtcctcatctttcaccaacacttttccttctttatccttaatgcacctaacttgattgagatcttgacatttcctttctctactccttgctaatctataaatatctttctccactTCTTTAATTCCaattttctcatataactttacAAAGGcacgtgctcttgcttgactaatcgCCTTTTTGCCTCTTTTCTttgctattttgtactgttcatatgcctcattattatcacatttaggtaatttcttataccattccctttttctcttcactgccttttgtacttcctcattccaccaccatctctcttttgagggtggtccatgtcctttagactctccaagtacttttctagctacttctctaatctttgatgccatctgtatccacatatcattggcctccatatctagcttccatactttggactcgagaagctcatttttgaacttcacttgctttactcctttgaactcccaccactttgttcgagctacactatttcttcttaccttacttgaattgttcctaaacttgacatccaagaccaccaacctatgttgacttgttaaagcctctcctggaatgaccttgcaatccttgcatagagctctatttgtcttcctggttaagaggaagtcgatttggcttctatgttgtccacttttgaaagtcactaaatgtgactctctttttataaagtaggtatttgctagtattaggtcgtatgccatagcaaaatccaagatgttttttccctcctcatttcagctgccaaaaccaaaaccttcatgaacattctcataaccttgcctatcacttcctacatgtccattcaaatctccaccaatgaaaacattctcttcattcggtatgctttgcattaaatcatccatatcttcccaaaacctttgtttactctcactgtctagtcctatttgtggggcataagcactaactatatttattatttctccgtctagtactaactttactagtataattctatctcctactcttttcacattctactctgcgtctttcaatgtcctgtctatgattatacccactccgttcttgtttctctcctttccagaaaccacaatttgtacccttAATtaaccacttccttacttttctctcctaacaatttagtctcctgaatgcaagcaatattcacccttctcctttccaaggtatccacaagctccattaattttcctgtaagtgatccaacattccaagtaccaaccctgatcctcctcctatcctgctccttcctaattggtctccttctatgatatcttctattattttctatgtctatcttgtgttctgttccactatttgttctattatctgtcctatggactaacttctttacccacacccgtccatgatgtgggaacccttgctcacttaacaccacacccggcgcGGCATGGCGCTgccgctttcggtgaacgccctacacccttgcatatttatcactacacccgggctccgatgtagcgcgtcgttagtagaggacgccccaacgtttatatcatttgaatccataacatagggtgtgacgaaatttttacgctggttgtcacctaccgcaaccctcctcctttattcgggcttgggaccggctaagcgcaaactacttaggcggagttacatTACAAACTACCAT encodes:
- the LOC110639195 gene encoding uncharacterized protein LOC110639195 isoform X1, which produces MADVRGVNNMSVEVAVQRELAYRRKVAMLQSPSNSNFYRDIIPMEVKSSSSGPSPSPNPMPNSASTARLSGIKRKALTNSLELLTAPQPQELENRMDRFFCKVCQVPCSGYISFQQHIEGKKHKLKMRELKFCKKEKPYEVGNQRLWCGFCKIWCTNEYELKAHLEGQKHKNVLSKVESGWKNGGEITIAPNRCKLCNIVP
- the LOC110639195 gene encoding uncharacterized protein LOC110639195 isoform X2, with protein sequence MESSCEYARKYSTDVSLQELRDRLAEFAEVRGWEQYHSPRNLLLALVGEVGELSEIFQWKGEVAKGLPNWSSSDKEHLEEELSDVLLYLIRLADVCGLDLGQAALTKIVKNARKYPVAAHQTT